A DNA window from Brassica napus cultivar Da-Ae chromosome C1, Da-Ae, whole genome shotgun sequence contains the following coding sequences:
- the LOC106376146 gene encoding uncharacterized protein LOC106376146 isoform X2 → MEQKSVLFSALGVGVGLGLGLASGQGLGKWANGSVAAEDELTGEKIEQELVRQIVDGRESSVTFDEFPYFLSEKTRLLLTSAAYVHLKQFDISKHTRNLAPASKAILLSGPAEFYQQMLAKALAHYFESKLLLLDVTDFSIKMQSKYGCIKKEPCHKRSISEMTLDKMSNLMESFSMLTQREETRGTLRRLTSGNDLTSRGFEGSSHPNRLKRNASAASDISSISSRSASSVSASSKRSTNLCFDEKLFLQSLYKVLVSVSETNPIIIYLRDVEKLIQSERFYTLFQRLLTKLSGPVLLLVSRLLEPEDDCQEVGEGISALFPYNIEIRPPEDESQLMSWKTRFEDDMKLIQFQDNKNHIAEVLAANDLECDDLGSICHADTIFLSSHIEEIVVSAISYHLMNNKEPEYKNGRLVISSNSLSHGLSIFQEGSRYPEGSLKLDRNTDSKGEEGEEIVKSESKSETVPENKNDLERSIPAAKNECPLPPKAPEVAPDNEFEKRIRPEVIPAKEIGVTFADIGSLDETKESLQELVMLPLRRPDLFKGGLLKPCRGILLFGPPGTGKTMMAKAIANEAGASFINVSMSTITSKWFGEDEKNVRALFTLAAKVSPTIIFVDEVDSMLGQRTRVGEHEAMRKIKNEFMTHWDGLMSNSGDKILVLAATNRPFDLDEAIIRRFERRIMVGLPSVESREKILRTLLSKEKTENLDFHELAQMTDGYSGSDLKNFCTTAAYRPVRELIKQECLKDQERKKRDEAEKSSEESSEEKEEASEERVITLRALSMEDMGVAKSQVAASFAAKGAGMNELKQWNDLYGEGGSRKKEQLSYFL, encoded by the exons ATGGAGCAGAAGAGCGTGTTGTTTTCAGCGTTAGGCGTTGGTGTTGGGCTAGGTCTCGGGCTAGCGTCAGGTCAAGGTTTAGGTAAATGGGCAAACGGCTCGGTTGCTGCAGAGGATGAGCTTACAGGAGAAAAGATTGAGCAAGAGTTGGTGAGGCAGATTGTTGATGGAAGAGAAAGTAGTGTCACTTTCGATGAGTTTCCTTACTTCCTTAG CGAGAAAACTCGGCTTCTATTGACAAGTGCAGCTTATGTTCACCTGAAGCAGTTCGATATCTCCAAGCACACACGTAATCTTGCACCTGCGAGTAAGGCTATTCTTCTATCTGGACCTGCTG AATTCTATCAGCAAATGCTTGCAAAAGCATTGGCTCattattttgaatcaaaactATTGCTACTAGATGTAACCGACTTCTCTATTAAG ATGCAAAGCAAGTACGGATGCATCAAGAAGGAACCT TGTCACAAGAGGTCTATTTCTGAGATGACATTAGACAAAATGTCTAATTTGATGGAGTCTTTCTCCATGCTCACCCAAAGGGAAGAAACAAGAG GGACCTTGCGTAGGCTCACTAGTGGCAACGATCTTACCTCAAG GGGCTTTGAAGGCTCAAGTCATCCTAATCGACTGAAGCGAAATGCTTCTGCTGCTTCTGATATTAGTAGCATATCTTCCCGCTCTGCAAGTTCTGTTTCAG CTTCAAGCAAACGCAGTACAAACTTGTGCTTTGATGAGAAACTTTTCCTTCAGTCACTTTACAAGGTCTTGGTTTCGGTTTCTGAAACCAATCCCATAATAATATACCTAAGGGACGTTGAGAAGCTTATTCAGTCAGAAAGGTTCTACACGTTGTTCCAGAGGCTCTTGACTAAGCTTTCTGGTCCTGTTTTACTTCTCGTATCAAGACTATTAGAACCCGAAGATGACTGCCAAGAAGTAGGAGAAGGCATTTCTGCTTTGTTTCCTTACAACATCGAGATCAGACCCCCAGAGGATGAATCTCAGCTCATGAGCTGGAAAACTAGATTTGAAGATGACATGAAACTGATTCAGTTTCAGGACAACAAGAACCACATAGCTGAGGTTCTTGCGGCTAATGATCTCGAATGTGATGACTTAGGTTCCATATGCCATGCGGATACAATTTTCCTAAGCAGCCACATTGAGGAGATTGTTGTTTCTGCAATCTCTTACCATCTGATGAACAATAAAGAACCTGAATACAAAAACGGGAGGCTTGTAATATCTTCCAACAG CTTGTCCCATGGACTGAGTATATTCCAGGAAGGTAGCAGATACCCTGAGGGCTCCTTGAAGCTGGATAGAAACACTGACTCCAAG ggagaagaaggtgaagagatAGTAAAGAGTGAGTCCAAATCTGAGACGGTTCctgaaaacaaaaatgatttaGAAAGATCGATTCCTGCAGCAAAGAATGAATGTCCCCTACCTCCAAAAGCACCT GAGGTGGCTCCTGATAATGAATTTGAGAAGCGGATAAGACCAGAAGTTATCCCAGCAAAAGAGATTGGTGTGACCTTTGCTGATATAGGCTCACTAGATGAAACCAAAGAATCACTTCAAGAGCTTGTAATGCTTCCTCTCCGTAGGCCTGACCTTTTCAAAGGTGGTCTCCTCAAGCCCTGCAGGGGTATCCTCCTCTTTGGACCACCTGGTACTGGTAAAACTATGATGGCAAAGGCCATTGCCAACGAAGCTGGAGCTAGTTTCATAAACGTCTCAATGTCTACAATCACTTCAAAATGGTTTGGAGAAGACGAGAAGAATGTGAGAGCTTTGTTCACCTTAGCAGCCAAAGTGTCTCCAACTATTATATTTGTAGATGAAGTTGATAGCATGTTGGGGCAGAGGACAAGAGTTGGAGAGCATGAAGCTATGAGGAAGATTAAAAATGAGTTCATGACACATTGGGATGGGCTTATGTCGAATTCAGGTGATAAGATTCTTGTTCTTGCTGCAACTAACAGGCCTTTTGATCTAGATGAAGCCATCATTAGGAGGTTTGAGAGAAG AATCATGGTGGGTCTTCCATCGGTGGAGAGCAGGGAGAAGATCTTGAGAACCTTATTGTCAAAAGAGAAAACAGAAAATCTTGACTTCCATGAGCTTGCGCAGATGACAGATGGATACAGTGGAAGTGACCTCAAG AACTTTTGCACAACAGCTGCATATCGACCTGTAAGGGAGTTGATAAAGCAGGAGTGCTTGAAAGAccaggagaggaagaagagagatgaAGCAGAGAAGAGTAGTGAAGAGAGTTccgaagaaaaagaagaagcatcTGAGGAGAGAGTCATAACGCTGAGAGCTTTGAGCATGGAAGACATGGGAGTAGCTAAAAGCCAG
- the LOC106376146 gene encoding uncharacterized protein LOC106376146 isoform X1 yields the protein MEQKSVLFSALGVGVGLGLGLASGQGLGKWANGSVAAEDELTGEKIEQELVRQIVDGRESSVTFDEFPYFLSEKTRLLLTSAAYVHLKQFDISKHTRNLAPASKAILLSGPAEFYQQMLAKALAHYFESKLLLLDVTDFSIKMQSKYGCIKKEPCHKRSISEMTLDKMSNLMESFSMLTQREETRGTLRRLTSGNDLTSRGFEGSSHPNRLKRNASAASDISSISSRSASSVSASSKRSTNLCFDEKLFLQSLYKVLVSVSETNPIIIYLRDVEKLIQSERFYTLFQRLLTKLSGPVLLLVSRLLEPEDDCQEVGEGISALFPYNIEIRPPEDESQLMSWKTRFEDDMKLIQFQDNKNHIAEVLAANDLECDDLGSICHADTIFLSSHIEEIVVSAISYHLMNNKEPEYKNGRLVISSNSLSHGLSIFQEGSRYPEGSLKLDRNTDSKGEEGEEIVKSESKSETVPENKNDLERSIPAAKNECPLPPKAPVNEVAPDNEFEKRIRPEVIPAKEIGVTFADIGSLDETKESLQELVMLPLRRPDLFKGGLLKPCRGILLFGPPGTGKTMMAKAIANEAGASFINVSMSTITSKWFGEDEKNVRALFTLAAKVSPTIIFVDEVDSMLGQRTRVGEHEAMRKIKNEFMTHWDGLMSNSGDKILVLAATNRPFDLDEAIIRRFERRIMVGLPSVESREKILRTLLSKEKTENLDFHELAQMTDGYSGSDLKNFCTTAAYRPVRELIKQECLKDQERKKRDEAEKSSEESSEEKEEASEERVITLRALSMEDMGVAKSQVAASFAAKGAGMNELKQWNDLYGEGGSRKKEQLSYFL from the exons ATGGAGCAGAAGAGCGTGTTGTTTTCAGCGTTAGGCGTTGGTGTTGGGCTAGGTCTCGGGCTAGCGTCAGGTCAAGGTTTAGGTAAATGGGCAAACGGCTCGGTTGCTGCAGAGGATGAGCTTACAGGAGAAAAGATTGAGCAAGAGTTGGTGAGGCAGATTGTTGATGGAAGAGAAAGTAGTGTCACTTTCGATGAGTTTCCTTACTTCCTTAG CGAGAAAACTCGGCTTCTATTGACAAGTGCAGCTTATGTTCACCTGAAGCAGTTCGATATCTCCAAGCACACACGTAATCTTGCACCTGCGAGTAAGGCTATTCTTCTATCTGGACCTGCTG AATTCTATCAGCAAATGCTTGCAAAAGCATTGGCTCattattttgaatcaaaactATTGCTACTAGATGTAACCGACTTCTCTATTAAG ATGCAAAGCAAGTACGGATGCATCAAGAAGGAACCT TGTCACAAGAGGTCTATTTCTGAGATGACATTAGACAAAATGTCTAATTTGATGGAGTCTTTCTCCATGCTCACCCAAAGGGAAGAAACAAGAG GGACCTTGCGTAGGCTCACTAGTGGCAACGATCTTACCTCAAG GGGCTTTGAAGGCTCAAGTCATCCTAATCGACTGAAGCGAAATGCTTCTGCTGCTTCTGATATTAGTAGCATATCTTCCCGCTCTGCAAGTTCTGTTTCAG CTTCAAGCAAACGCAGTACAAACTTGTGCTTTGATGAGAAACTTTTCCTTCAGTCACTTTACAAGGTCTTGGTTTCGGTTTCTGAAACCAATCCCATAATAATATACCTAAGGGACGTTGAGAAGCTTATTCAGTCAGAAAGGTTCTACACGTTGTTCCAGAGGCTCTTGACTAAGCTTTCTGGTCCTGTTTTACTTCTCGTATCAAGACTATTAGAACCCGAAGATGACTGCCAAGAAGTAGGAGAAGGCATTTCTGCTTTGTTTCCTTACAACATCGAGATCAGACCCCCAGAGGATGAATCTCAGCTCATGAGCTGGAAAACTAGATTTGAAGATGACATGAAACTGATTCAGTTTCAGGACAACAAGAACCACATAGCTGAGGTTCTTGCGGCTAATGATCTCGAATGTGATGACTTAGGTTCCATATGCCATGCGGATACAATTTTCCTAAGCAGCCACATTGAGGAGATTGTTGTTTCTGCAATCTCTTACCATCTGATGAACAATAAAGAACCTGAATACAAAAACGGGAGGCTTGTAATATCTTCCAACAG CTTGTCCCATGGACTGAGTATATTCCAGGAAGGTAGCAGATACCCTGAGGGCTCCTTGAAGCTGGATAGAAACACTGACTCCAAG ggagaagaaggtgaagagatAGTAAAGAGTGAGTCCAAATCTGAGACGGTTCctgaaaacaaaaatgatttaGAAAGATCGATTCCTGCAGCAAAGAATGAATGTCCCCTACCTCCAAAAGCACCTGTAAAT GAGGTGGCTCCTGATAATGAATTTGAGAAGCGGATAAGACCAGAAGTTATCCCAGCAAAAGAGATTGGTGTGACCTTTGCTGATATAGGCTCACTAGATGAAACCAAAGAATCACTTCAAGAGCTTGTAATGCTTCCTCTCCGTAGGCCTGACCTTTTCAAAGGTGGTCTCCTCAAGCCCTGCAGGGGTATCCTCCTCTTTGGACCACCTGGTACTGGTAAAACTATGATGGCAAAGGCCATTGCCAACGAAGCTGGAGCTAGTTTCATAAACGTCTCAATGTCTACAATCACTTCAAAATGGTTTGGAGAAGACGAGAAGAATGTGAGAGCTTTGTTCACCTTAGCAGCCAAAGTGTCTCCAACTATTATATTTGTAGATGAAGTTGATAGCATGTTGGGGCAGAGGACAAGAGTTGGAGAGCATGAAGCTATGAGGAAGATTAAAAATGAGTTCATGACACATTGGGATGGGCTTATGTCGAATTCAGGTGATAAGATTCTTGTTCTTGCTGCAACTAACAGGCCTTTTGATCTAGATGAAGCCATCATTAGGAGGTTTGAGAGAAG AATCATGGTGGGTCTTCCATCGGTGGAGAGCAGGGAGAAGATCTTGAGAACCTTATTGTCAAAAGAGAAAACAGAAAATCTTGACTTCCATGAGCTTGCGCAGATGACAGATGGATACAGTGGAAGTGACCTCAAG AACTTTTGCACAACAGCTGCATATCGACCTGTAAGGGAGTTGATAAAGCAGGAGTGCTTGAAAGAccaggagaggaagaagagagatgaAGCAGAGAAGAGTAGTGAAGAGAGTTccgaagaaaaagaagaagcatcTGAGGAGAGAGTCATAACGCTGAGAGCTTTGAGCATGGAAGACATGGGAGTAGCTAAAAGCCAG